The stretch of DNA GCTCTTATTATGAGTACCATTTGCCAATTGCCCCTAGAAGAATGTGTGGGTAGAGGAACAGGGGTTGATGACGAGCAATTGCAACAAAAGATCCGTATTTTAAAAGAAGCTCAAAAAAATCACCCGAACTTAAACAATGCTTACGAAGTTTTGCAAAGTTTTGGTGGTTTTGAAATTGCCCAAATCTGCGGTGCTATGCTTGCTGCTTACGAACAACAAATGCTCATTCTTGTAGATGGTTTTATTGCGACCAATGCTTTTTTAGTTGCCAAAACAATTAATCCCAAGATTCAGGACAATGCCGTTTTTTGCCATTTATCGGATGAACACGGGCATAAAAATTTGCTGAATTACTTAGAAGCTGAACCCTTGTTAAAATTAGGTATGCGACTTGGCGAAGGTACGGGTTGTGCCGTAGCTTATCCCTTATTAGAAAGTGCTGTAACTTTTCTAAATGAAATGGCAAGCTTTGAAAGTGCAGGAGTCTCAAACAAAGATTCATTGTAATTAGATAAGAATGTAGAATCCGTTAGAATATGCTAAAAAAAGAGTGGAACTATTTTCTTACTGCATTGTTGTTTTTTACCAGAATTCCCGTTCCAA from Aureispira anguillae encodes:
- the cobT gene encoding nicotinate-nucleotide--dimethylbenzimidazole phosphoribosyltransferase gives rise to the protein MLTTELQHKIDSKTKPLGALGTLEALALKIGNVQQTISPVLKHPTIVVFAGDHGVAKEGVSAYPPSVTHQMVLNFLNEGAAINVFCKQHNIALKIVDAGVNFDFPEHPLLISAKVGHGTQSFLKNKAMSSEQLQDCLNHGRRIVDKLSASGCNTIGFGEMGIANTSASALIMSTICQLPLEECVGRGTGVDDEQLQQKIRILKEAQKNHPNLNNAYEVLQSFGGFEIAQICGAMLAAYEQQMLILVDGFIATNAFLVAKTINPKIQDNAVFCHLSDEHGHKNLLNYLEAEPLLKLGMRLGEGTGCAVAYPLLESAVTFLNEMASFESAGVSNKDSL